A single region of the Triticum dicoccoides isolate Atlit2015 ecotype Zavitan chromosome 2B, WEW_v2.0, whole genome shotgun sequence genome encodes:
- the LOC119362432 gene encoding peroxidase 2-like, translated as MSSAPCLSLLVLVAMASAASGQLSPTFYLTSCPSALFIIQTAVQAAVNSEPRMGASLVRLHFHDCFVDGCDGSVLLVDTGSFVGEQGAAPNAGSIRGMNVIDNIKTQVEAACTQTVSCADILAVAARDSVVALGGPTWPVLLGRRDSTTASKTNAENDLPPPTFDLQNLTTSFANKQLSLTDMVALLGAHTLGQSQCRFFRNRIYNEANINTAFATALKANCPQSGGDSSLAPLDTATPNAFDNAYYSNLISQKGLLHSDQVLFNGGGADNTVMSFASSAATFNNAFATAMVKMGNIAPKTGTQGQIRLVCSKVNS; from the exons ATGTCTTCTGCTCCATGTCTTAGCTTACTGGTGCTCGTGGCAATGGCCTCCGCGGCGTCGGGGCAGCTGTCGCCGACGTTCTACCTCACATCGTGCCCGAGCGCGCTGTTCATCATCCAAACCGCGGTCCAGGCCGCAGTGAACAGCGAGCCCCGCATGGGGGCGTCGCTGGTCCGGCTGCACTTCCACGACTGCTTTGTCGAT GGATGTGACGGGTCCGTTCTGTTGGTGGACACCGGGAGCTTCGTCGGCGAGCAGGGAGCTGCTCCCAACGCCGGTTCCATTCGAGGCATGAACGTCATAGACAACATCAAGACCCAGGTCGAGGCCGCGTGCACGCAGACCGTCTCCTGTGCCGACATCCTCGCCGTCGCTGCCCGTGACTCCGTCGTTGCG CTGGGAGGGCCAACATGGCCTGTTCTTCTCGGGAGGAGGGACTCCACCACCGCAAGCAAGACCAATGCAGAAAATGACCTTCCACCTCCAACTTTCGACCTCCAAAACCTCACAACCTCGTTCGCCAACAAGCAGCTCAGCCTGACAGACATGGTTGCGCTCTTAG GCGCCCACACGCTCGGACAATCGCAGTGCCGGTTTTTCAGGAACAGGATCTACAACGAGGCCAACATCAACACGGCCTTCGCGACGGCGCTCAAGGCAAACTGCCCCCAGTCCGGCGGCGACAGCAGCCTAGCGCCGCTGGACACAGCGACGCCCAACGCGTTCGACAACGCCTATTACAGCAACCTGATTTCCCAGAAGGGGCTCCTACATTCGGACCAGGTGCTGTTCAACGGCGGCGGCGCCGACAACACAGTCATGAGCTTCGCGTCCAGCGCGGCGACATTCAACAACGCCTTCGCAACGGCCATGGTGAAGATGGGGAACATCGCGCCCAAGACGGGGACGCAGGGGCAGATCAGGCTCGTCTGCTCCAAGGTCAACTCGTAA
- the LOC119362431 gene encoding heat shock 70 kDa protein BIP5-like, which yields MARRAAEALLVLGFLFLPLTASSFLVPESRRRSDEVLGITLGATHSCIAAVHRDGSIEIVPDDRGNRVTPAWVAFIDDGERLVGEAARDQYAANPNRTIYGARRILGRRFSDADLQQDVETLPYAVVDRDGMPYVRVDVGEDDVRLLSPVEITAAVFADMMDRAAAHLGRKVTRAVLTVPAHYTDAQMYATKEAGILAGLDVLRLVREPVAAAIAYGLDKHRGDPRNMLVFDLGGSTLDVAVLTLDEGVFETMASRSDAHLGGDDFDRRLAGYFAELFQRKHGRDVTGDGHAMQRLLRECERAKRALSDHDQHQVGVELKALLDGVDLSETLTRELFEELNQDLFLKTMAPLNKAMEDAELEKGDIHDVILVGGGSRIPMVQQLVKDYFDGKEPVNVDGINPDEAVAYGAAVQGSHLTGHHDDDDKVFFGIVDVPQPAIGIEAADGAMVKLIRRDAGYPAKGTHVITTYWDKRTTMAVKVYEGDRTEVKDNRLLCQLDLSEIPPASIWNWGRRDIEVTIEVDQAGTIHAEATDKASGKSANTSYGYHHRRLSQEEIDAMMREADEFARDAKARLEAYVHSIKETLAAAGDMELEEKRRGEVEGEVMAVSKWLDRNTENAEEGDYEKKLWELQGICDPVISAMQTRLGGGLDDYEDEL from the exons ATGGCTCGTCGTGCTGCGGAGGCACTGCTCGTCCTCGGCTTCCTCTTCTTACCCCTCACGGCGTCGAGCTTCCTCGTCCCAGAGAGCCGGCGCCGGTCCGACGAGGTGCTCGGCATCACCCTCGGCGCGACCCACTCGTGCATTGCCGCCGTACACCGGGACGGCTCCATCGAGATCGTCCCTGACGACCGGGGCAACCGCGTCACCCCCGCGTGGGTCGCCTTCATCGACGACGGCGAGAGGCTGGTCGGAGAGGCCGCCAGGGACCAGTACGCCGCCAACCCGAACCGCACCATCTATGGCGCCAGGCGCATCCTGGGACGGCGGTTCAGTGACGCCGACCTGCAGCAGGACGTGGAGACCTTGCCGTACGCCGTCGTCGACCGGGACGGGATGCCGTACGTCCGGGTGGATGTGGGCGAGGACGACGTGCGGTTGCTCAGTCCCGTGGAGATCACTGCCGCGGTGTTTGCGGACATGATGGACAGGGCGGCGGCCCACCTAGGCAGGAAGGTCACGCGGGCGGTGCTCACCGTCCCCGCCCACTACACCGACGCGCAGATGTACGCTACCAAGGAGGCCGGCATCCTCGCCGGGCTCGACGTCCTCCGCTTGGTaagggagcccgtcgccgccgccatcgcctacGGCCTCGACAAGCATAGGGGCGACCCCAGGAACATGCTGGTGTTCGACCTCGGCGGCAGCACGCTCGACGTCGCTGTGCTCACCCTCGATGAAGGCGTGTTCGAGACCATGGCGAGCCGCAGCGACGCCCACCTCGGCGGTGACGACTTCGACCGGCGACTCGCGGGCTACTTCGCCGAGCTGTTCCAGCGCAAGCACGGCCGGGACGTCACCGGCGACGGACACGCGATGCAGAGGCTGCTGCGGGAGTGCGAGCGCGCCAAACGGGCGCTGAGCGACCACGACCAGCACCAGGTGGGCGTGGAGCTCAAGGCGCTCTTGGACGGCGTCGACCTCTCGGAGACGCTCACCAGGGAGCTGTTCGAGGAGCTCAACCAGGACCTTTTCTTGAAGACGATGGCTCCGTTGAACAAGGCCATGGAGGACGCCGAGCTGGAGAAGGGAGACATCCACGATGTCATCCTCGTGGGCGGCGGCAGCAGGATCCCCATGGTGCAGCAGCTTGTCAAGGACTACTTCGACGGCAAGGAGCCCGTCAACGTCGACGGGATCAACCCCGACGAGGCCGTCGCCTACGGGGCCGCCGTTCAGGGGAGCCACCTGACTGGACACCATGACGACGACGACAAGGTGTTTTTTG GCATAGTTGACGTGCCGCAGCCCGCTATCGGCATCGAAGCTGCCGACGGGGCAATGGTGAAGCTGATCCGGAGGGACGCCGGCTACCCGGCCAAGGGGACGCATGTCATCACCACGTACTGGGACAAGCGGACCACCATGGCAGTCAAGGTGTATGAGGGCGACCGAACTGAGGTCAAGGATAACAGACTCCTCTGCCAGCTTGACCTCTCTGAAATCCCACCTGCAAG TATATGGAATTGGGGAAGGCGGGACATCGAGGTGACCATCGAGGTGGACCAGGCGGGCACTATCCACGCCGAGGCGACGGATAAGGCCTCCGGCAAGTCGGCCAATACCAGCTATGGTTATCATCATCGGCGGCTGAGTCAGGAAGAGATTGACGCTATGATGCGTGAAGCGGACGAGTTCGCCAGGGACGCCAAAGCTAGGCTGGAGGCCTACGTGCACAGCATCAAGGAGACCCTTGCCGCTGCTGGTGACATGGAGCTGGAGGAGAAGAGGAGGGGGGAGGTGGAGGGTGAGGTGATGGCGGTGAGCAAGTGGCTCGACCGAAACACAGAGAACGCCGAGGAGGGGGACTATGAGAAGAAGCTCTGGGAGTTGCAGGGCATATGCGACCCTGTCATCTCGGCCATGCAAACAAGGTTGGGAGGTGGCCTCGATGACTACGAGGATGAGCTTTAG
- the LOC119362430 gene encoding peroxidase-like, which yields MAMRSASCISLVVLVALATAATGQLSSTFYDTSCPRALATIKSGVAAAVSSDPRMGASLLRLHFHDCFVQGCDASVLLSGMEQNAGPNVGSLRGFGVIDSIKTQLESICKQTVSCADILTVAARDSVVALGGPSWTVPLGRRDSTTASAALANSDLPGPGSSRSQLEAAFLKKNLNTVDMVALSGAHTIGKAQCSNFRTRIYGGDTNINTAFATSLKANCPQSGGNGNLANLDTTTPNTFDNAYYTNLLSQKGLLHSDQVLFNNDTTDNTVRNFASNAAAFSSAFTTAMIKMGNIAPLTGTQGQIRLSCSKVNS from the exons ATGGCCATGCGTTCTGCCTCTTGCATTTCTCTGGTGGTGCTCGTGGCTCTGGCCACGGCGGCCACGGGGCAGCTCTCGTCGACGTTCTACGACACGTCGTGTCCCAGGGCTCTGGCCACCATCAAGAGCGGCGTGGCGGCCGCCGTGAGCAGCGACCCCCGCATGGGCGCGTCCCTGCTCAGGCTTCACTTCCACGACTGCTTTGTCCAA GGCTGTGATGCATCTGTTCTGCTGTCTGGCATGGAACAAAACGCGGGTCCGAACGTGGGGTCGCTGAGAGGCTTCGGCGTCATCGACAGCATCAAGACCCAGCTGGAGAGTATATGCAAGCAGaccgtctcctgcgccgacatcctcaccgtcgccgcccgcgACTCCGTCGTCGCC CTTGGAGGGCCGTCATGGACTGTTCCACTTGGGAGACGGGACTCCACCACCGCAAGTGCGGCGCTGGCGAACAGCGACCTCCCTGGCCCTGGCTCCAGCCGGTCACAGCTCGAGGCCGCGTTCCTCAAGAAGAACCTTAACACGGTCGACATGGTCGCGCTCTCAGGCGCGCACACCATCGGGAAGGCCCAGTGCTCCAACTTCCGGACTCGAATCTACGGCGGTGACACCAACATCAACACCGCCTTCGCGACGTCTCTCAAGGCCAACTGCCCCCAGTCCGGCGGCAACGGCAACCTGGCGAACCTGGACACGACGACGCCCAACACGTTCGACAACGCCTACTACACCAACCTCCTGTCACAGAAAGGGCTCCTGCATTCGGACCAGGTGCTCTTCAACAACGACACCACCGACAACACCGTCCGCAACTTCGCATCCAACGCGGCGGCCTTCAGCAGCGCCTTCACGACGGCGATGATCAAGATGGGAAACATCGCGCCGCTCACCGGGACGCAGGGGCAGATCAGGCTCAGCTGCTCCAAGGTGAACTCGTGA